The following coding sequences are from one Chondrinema litorale window:
- a CDS encoding TlpA family protein disulfide reductase codes for MKNLFLFPFFLLLSSAITAQQKPTDTDIIYLETESYNSLSELTENLKGDYVFVDIWATWCAPCIEQFEQYDAVKEFAKNNDVKLLYISIDRQKHQNKWQKRIEKYALTGYHIIANRTLQKDLWLHIHNLETRVEIPHYLILDKEGKIVVKEATKPAESAALIQKFEELFSTEK; via the coding sequence ATGAAAAACTTGTTTTTATTTCCCTTTTTTCTTTTGCTTTCCTCTGCTATTACTGCTCAACAAAAACCAACAGATACAGACATTATCTACCTAGAAACTGAATCTTACAATAGTCTGAGCGAACTTACAGAGAATCTAAAAGGCGATTATGTATTTGTAGATATCTGGGCTACTTGGTGTGCTCCATGCATCGAGCAATTTGAACAGTACGATGCAGTGAAAGAATTTGCTAAAAACAATGATGTAAAGCTTTTATACATTTCTATTGATAGGCAAAAGCACCAGAACAAATGGCAAAAACGCATCGAAAAATATGCCCTTACTGGCTACCACATTATTGCGAATAGAACCTTGCAAAAAGACTTATGGTTACACATACATAATCTAGAAACCAGAGTCGAAATTCCTCACTATCTCATTCTAGACAAAGAAGGAAAAATTGTAGTAAAAGAAGCTACAAAACCTGCCGAATCAGCAGCATTAATTCAAAAATTTGAAGAGTTGTTTTCTACAGAGAAATAA